From Citricoccus sp. SGAir0253, a single genomic window includes:
- a CDS encoding MGMT family protein produces MESSDAVTAVTAVTPAPPPGPGPEDAARGASGLSGGPYELAEALVLAAGLVPPGRAVSYGALAGLLGAGGPRQAGRAMSRCPDGTPWWRVVRADGTLPASLSARAAPHYRDEGTPLRGHGAAPDGGAPVRVDLAAARWEPDAGARAALAGLRAALGRPPGSAG; encoded by the coding sequence GTGGAGTCGTCCGACGCTGTCACCGCCGTCACCGCCGTCACCCCGGCCCCGCCGCCCGGTCCGGGGCCGGAGGACGCCGCCCGCGGCGCGTCCGGGCTGTCCGGGGGTCCCTACGAGCTGGCCGAGGCCCTCGTGCTCGCGGCGGGACTCGTCCCGCCCGGCCGGGCCGTCAGCTACGGGGCCCTGGCCGGGCTCCTCGGGGCCGGCGGTCCCCGCCAGGCCGGCCGCGCGATGTCCCGGTGCCCGGACGGCACGCCCTGGTGGCGGGTCGTGCGCGCTGACGGGACGCTGCCGGCGTCGTTGTCCGCGCGGGCCGCGCCGCACTACCGCGACGAGGGCACCCCCCTGCGGGGCCACGGCGCGGCGCCCGACGGCGGCGCCCCGGTGCGCGTGGACCTCGCCGCCGCCCGGTGGGAGCCCGACGCCGGCGCCCGGGCCGCGCTCGCGGGCCTGCGGGCCGCACTGGGGCGGCCGCCGGGCTCGGCCGGCTAA